Genomic DNA from Larimichthys crocea isolate SSNF unplaced genomic scaffold, L_crocea_2.0 scaffold54207, whole genome shotgun sequence:
gtgtgtgtgtgtgtgtgtgtaggttgaGGATGAGATCCAGACTCTGTCTCAGGTGCTCGCAGCCAAGGAGAAGCAGTTGGCAGACATTAAGAGAAAGCTGGGCATCACGCCTCTCAACGAGTTGAAACAGAACATCACCAAAACCTGGCAGGAGGTCACCACCTCCACCGCGTAAGTACACTCCACCAGCTTGGTATCCAGCATCGTGATTTTTAGGCCATTCCACCTGCTTATATGAGCTTCTCTCTAAAAACATTATAGTTAACTTGGAGCTAACTAAAACCTTGCTGCCTCTCTTTAGTCCTTGATCTCGGCATCTCCTTTC
This window encodes:
- the LOC113744000 gene encoding tumor protein D52-like, which translates into the protein VEDEIQTLSQVLAAKEKQLADIKRKLGITPLNELKQNITKTWQEVTTSTAYRRTSETLSQAGLKATAAFSNVGSAISKKLEDVR